The following coding sequences lie in one Spinacia oleracea cultivar Varoflay chromosome 1, BTI_SOV_V1, whole genome shotgun sequence genomic window:
- the LOC110803956 gene encoding serine/threonine-protein kinase RIPK translates to MALKMAMCCFSNTLDTNDELVHPKQTPLPSPQRVSHLGLTNTYLYTSDMSINELSNSIPGSNLHVFSHDELRLITNNFSLSNFLGEGGFGAVYKGFLHDSLRPGLEAQAVAVKVLDLEGTQGHKEWLAEVIYLAQLRHPNLVKLIGYSCENDQRLLVYEFMARGNLDKQLFSRRSVPLPWLTRIKVALEAAKGLDFLHELNKPVIFRDFKAANILLNADYTAKLSDFGFARDGPGEDKSHVSTKNIVGTHGYAAPEYIMTGHLTTMSDVYSFGVVLLEILTGRRCMDKKRPKKEQSLVEWGRPLLKDPRKIEGLMDPRLDGQYSIEGSKIAAQLAYQCLSKHPKTRPKMSAVIKVLEPLLELNDMPFGGTFVYVVPKEGTQVITKKEQSLLCDVKDEDVNIIDVKNEVVKVELEEKEVEIGENNKQEEVQIGEKQRIREHRRSLRSRAVKSDSDLCKAQQ, encoded by the exons atggCACTTAAAATGGCCATGTGTTGTTTTAGCAATACTCTTGACACAAATGATGAACTTGTTCATCCTAAACAAACTCCCTTACCTTCTCCTCAAAGAGTATCTCATTTAGGTTTAACCAATACTTACCTTTACACCTCTGATATGTCGATCAACGAGCTTTCGAACTCGATTCCTGGTTCAAACCTCCATGTTTTTAGCCATGATGAACTTAGGTTAATCACTAACAACTTCTCCTTAAGTAACTTCCTTGGTGAAGGTGGGTTCGGTGCGGTTTATAAAGGCTTCTTACATGATAGTCTTAGGCCTGGATTAGAGGCTCAAGCTGTTGCTGTTAAGGTCTTGGATTTGGAAGGAACACAAGGCCATAAGGAGTGGCTG GCTGAAGTGATATATCTTGCGCAATTAAGGCACCCTAATTTGGTGAAGTTAATTGGGTATTCATGTGAAAATGACCAAAGGCTCCTTGTGTATGAGTTTATGGCAAGGGGTAATTTGGACAAGCAACTTTTTAGCA GACGTTCTGTTCCGTTGCCATGGTTGACAAGAATCAAAGTTGCATTAGAAGCTGCAAAAGGCTTAGATTTTCTTCATGAACTCAATAAACCAGTCATTTTCAGAGATTTTAAGGCTGCTAACATACTCTTAAATGCT GATTATACTGCAAAACTCTCGGATTTTGGGTTTGCAAGAGATGGGCCAGGGGAAGATAAGAGTCATGTTTCAACCAAGAACATAGTGGGCACTCACGGCTATGCAGCCCCAGAGTACATTATGACAG GTCATTTGACAACCATGAGCGATGTCTACAGTTTCGGGGTAGTACTACTAGAGATACTAACAGGAAGAAGATGTATGGACAAAAAGCGCCCGAAAAAGGAGCAGAGTTTAGTAGAATGGGGGAGACCTCTACTCAAAGATCCTCGAAAAATCGAAGGCTTAATGGACCCGAGACTAGACGGGCAATACTCTATCGAAGGTTCGAAAATAGCAGCTCAATTGGCCTACCAATGCCTAAGCAAGCACCCCAAAACACGGCCGAAAATGAGTGCAGTGATCAAAGTGTTGGAACCCCTTTTGGAGCTCAATGACATGCCATTTGGGGGTACTTTTGTGTATGTTGTACCTAAAGAAGGTACTCAAGTAATAACCAAGAAAGAACAATCATTGTTATGTGATGTTAAAGATGAGGATGTTAATATAATTGATGTAAAAAATGAAGTGGTGAAAGTTGAATTGGAAGAAAAGGAGGTTGAAATAGGagaaaacaacaaacaagaAGAAGTTCAAATTGGAGAAAAACAAAGGATTAGAGAGCATAGAAGATCATTGAGATCTAGGGCTGTTAAATCTGATTCAGATCTTTGTAAAGCTCAACAATAG
- the LOC110802859 gene encoding probable serine/threonine-protein kinase PBL12 — protein sequence MASKKITWESIFPSCFKPKGSQSKPKLITKSKTKTKTKTTTKTKTTTKTKTKTVPQRVVPSSPQRISISDISNPNFEFSFNDLSTSFVGSNLQVFTVDELRIISNNFSYTSNFIGEGGFGAVYKGFIDEKLRPGLKAQSVAIKVLDLEGSQGHNEWLAELIFLGQLRHTHLVKLIGYCCENEQRVLVYEYMSRGNLDNQLFRRCSVALPWLTRMKIALGAAKGLAFLHGANKPVILRDFKAANILLDSNFKAKLSDFGFARDGPDGDKSHVTTEHILGTKGYVAPEYVMTGHLTTMSDVYSFGVVLLELLTGKRCMDKIRPRREHCLVEWARPLLKDPRKMDTIMDSRLEGQYSVQGAKITTMLAYQCLSHNPKSRPTMSSVVKTLEPLMEMNDIPSHFVYVVPKGEKKEYANQVKERKMNKDNNRVRHNALHSRLSNGVDSPGFGR from the exons atggcTTCAAAAAAGATTACATGGGAATCCATTTTCCCAAGTTGCTTCAAGCCAAAGGGATCACAATCCAAACCTAAACTCATTACTAAatccaaaaccaaaaccaaaaccaaaacaacaaccaaaactaaaacaacaaccaaaaccaaGACTAAGACTGTACCACAAAGAGTAGTACCAAGTTCTCCTCAAAGGATATCCATCTCAGACATTAGCAACCCGAATTTCGAGTTCTCGTTCAACGATCTTTCGACCTCTTTTGTCGGGTCAAACCTTCAAGTTTTTACAGTGGATGAACTAAGGATCATCTCAAACAACTTCTCTTACACTAGCAATTTCATTGGCGAAGGCGGGTTCGGGGCTGTTTATAAAGGGTTCATTGATGAAAAGCTTAGACCCGGTTTAAAAGCTCAAAGTGTGGCTATTAAGGTCTTGGATTTGGAAGGATCACAAGGCCATAATGAGTGGCTG GCTGAACTTATATTTCTGGGACAATTGAGGCATACTCATTTGGTAAAATTGATCGGATATTGCTGTGAGAATGAACAAAGGGTTCTTGTTTATGAATATATGTCCAGAGGCAACTTGGACAACCAATTATTCAGAA GATGCTCTGTTGCCTTACCATGGTTGACTAGAATGAAAATCGCGCTCGGAGCTGCCAAAGGCCTCGCATTCCTTCATGGTGCCAATAAGCCTGTCATTTTAAGGGATTTCAAGGCTGCAAATATACTCTTAGATTCT AATTTCAAAGCAAAGCTTTCAGATTTCGGGTTTGCAAGAGATGGACCAGATGGAGATAAAAGTCATGTAACTACAGAACACATCCTAGGCACTAAAGGCTACGTTGCTCCAGAATATGTCATGACAG GTCATTTGACAACTATGAGTGACGTATACAGTTTCGGAGTAGTTCTTCTAGAGTTATTGACCGGGAAAAGATGCATGGACAAAATTCGTCCAAGAAGAGAACATTGCCTAGTCGAATGGGCTAGGCCACTTCTTAAGGATCCTCGAAAAATGGATACAATCATGGATTCGAGGCTAGAGGGTCAATACTCGGTTCAAGGGGCTAAAATAACCACCATGTTGGCTTATCAATGCCTTAGCCATAATCCGAAATCGCGACCTACAATGAGTTCAGTGGTTAAGACCTTGGAGCCGTTAATGGAGATGAACGATATTCCGAGCCATTTCGTGTATGTTGTACCAAAAGGAGAAAAGAAAGAATATGCAAACCAAGTTAAAGAAAGGAAAATGAACAAAGATAATAATAGGGTTAGACACAATGCTTTACATAGTAGGCTTAGCAATGGTGTTGATTCCCCTGGATTCGGTAGATAA